The segment TTTTACTAGCAATTTTTTTTATACGGTGTTGGGCATAGTTTTTTATATTTTACTCACTTTATTAATTAATTCCTCAATTTTTAATTCAGGATTTTCATTTGTTACAATAGAAGTGAATATTATTTTGTTCTCTTTCAAAATATTAAAGGCAAACCCCATATTCAAAGTGTCATTTGCAATCATTTTGTAAATTCGGTATTTTTCATAAGGTAGTTTAAATTCGTAAGTTCTTTCATATTTGAAATTCGGTGAAATAAATTCCTCAAAATTATGACCTGCTATATAACTCATAAAATATTCATTCATATTTTTTAATTCAGATTTTGGATAAACATAAGTTGAGGCAACAAATCCGCCAATAATTCTATTCTTTTTCCAAAGTTCTGATTCATATTCATATTTTGTTTCCAAACTTATAGTGTCAAATGCTTTTGAATAAATATGGTTTTTGTATTCAGCTGTTTTCAGGTATTCGTTGGAAAGAATATTTTCTTGTAAAATCAGTTTTTTCTTATCAGATTCCTGAAATTTCCGATTTTCATAATCGTCTGCGCAACTTGTCAAAATCACAAGTGTAAAAATTAAACTAAAAATTCGATTTAAGTTCATTCGTTTAAATTATGCCCAACAATTGTATATGCGTATTGTTGATATACGTCATATATGGTTTAAGGTTGTTTTGTTCTCAATTACGGCTAAATGTTATAAAAATTATTTAATCATTTTTTGCAGCTCTCTTTTGCCCGTACTTTTTTTCATCTGATTTAACTATAATTCTTTCATTTTAAAATTAACATAACTATAAATAGTATAATATTTATCATTTTTTAAAGCATTTAGTAAGTTGTTATTTTAATAATTTCTTTTAAGTCATTCATAGCTCTATGGCCAACATTGTAATCATTTTACAAACATAAAGCAAAAACAACAACATGTCAATCCCTGAAAACAGTGAGATTTTTTCCTCACTGAAAACCGTTAGTTTTCTCACTGTTTTCAGTTAACCAAAAAAAGGTAATAACAATATTTAAAGAAGAAGTCTTGTGAGATTAAATGTACGTTAAGAATAGTGATTATAAAAAAAACGGATAGAAACCAAAACGAACTTAATTATTCGTCTCATTTTAATTTTACTTAGGTCTCAGTTTTAATATTTTAAAAGGTCATCTCTTTTTTTAGGACGGGTCAATATGTGGCATAACGTTGATGTGTAAGAAAAGTTGCGTTTTTTAAATATTGAAGTTAGCAAATAAAAGCCAAATAGAAAGTCTGCGAGGACTTTCGTAAATTGGCTTTTACCAGCATTTTTTTTTACACGGTGTTGTGGTTTGTATTGTTATTTTTTCCAAGGTACAAATTTCATTATATCTCCCGATTCCCTGTATTTTATTTCATTTTCTGAAATTATATCATAAAAAAATTTATATTCATTTTTTTTACAGTTATCTATAAAATAGATTTCCTGACCATTTATCTTGTAACAATTCTTGTCAGAATTGTCATTAAAATCTTTTTCTGTAAAAAGAATTTCACTTTTTTCAGTAGACCATTTATTAGTGTATCTAACAATTCCATTTTTATTAAATGAATAAGCCATATTCAAATAATTGGGGGGGTGCTCTTTTCTTTCTTGATATAAAACTGGTTCAAAAATATAATATCCGTCAAATCGTATCATTTTATAAATTGTTTAGTTACACTATCAAAATTATATCCATTTTGAAATAAATGCCTTATTTCTAGACCATAGTAGCCTAATTGTTCAACTCTAGTAGAACTTAAACCAAGTAAATAATCTTTAAGAGAGTTTATATTCGAAAATTTTGAAGGGTCAATACCTGTTTTAATATGAAACACATTATTAATATCAAGTGGATTAGCAGTAACTCTAATGTTATCGCCTCTAGAAATAGCAAGGTCTAACCATTTTTTGTTATTCGCCCATATTTCCGCAATACTATTGCCATAAGGTTCTCCTAAAATATTTAAACCACCTGTGTTTTTTCCGTGTTTTGCTAATCCTGTTTTCCAAATATTTTCAAGTTGATTTCCCCACTTTCCAATAAGAGTTGTCGTTTTATTAGCATTAGTTATAATATTACTAACAAAACCAGCATATTTAAATGTCATTATTCCATTTACAATTCTTGCAATTTCATCACCTGTTGTTCTACTTAAAATTTTTATAAAATTATTATCTGTAACTACTTTTAACCCATATTTAATCGTATCAATAAGCAATGTGCCACCTCCTAATCTTACAGCAACAAAAACAGCATCAGTAACTTTTCCAACAATTTTCAGAGTTTTACTTCCAGGAACAATTGCTAATAATAAAAATCCAGCCGCTTTTAAACGAGAAACTTCTTGACCATCAAAATCTTTTCCATTAATCAATATCATTATATCTTCTATAGGTAAAACATATCTTCCGATATTTTTTCCTAAATCTATGCCAGCAAGTTTAAAAAGGTTTTTTAAACCATCTGCTAAATTATCTGGATTGAATAACATTTCTGCCCAAGTGATATCTCCTGCTAACTTTATATAGTAATAGCTTTCATTAAGAGAAATCCCTGAATTATCTCTATATTTATCTGTTAAATCACCAGATTTAGATAGTTTTTGTTCAAAAGATGTTGCTATAAGTGTAGAACCATCATCTAATTTATAATATGATTTATTTTTATCATGGTAAACGTGGGTATGTTTTAAACCAGCAACAATTCCTATACTTGCTCTCCAAGGAATGTTTTGTGTTAATATTTCTAATTCTATTTGTCCTTTAACAAAATTTTTAGATTCAACACTTGTATTATTTTCATCTAAAAACCTTTCAAAATCAAAGATAATAATTTCGTTTTGCTTATTTAACCAATCTCTTTCGGTAATATTAAGTCTTAATATACCTGCAATTCTTTTAGCAATTAAAATTGCATCTGAAGGCTCTGTTATAGGAGATAAATTAACTCCTCCAACATCTGTGGCTCCACCTGTAGAAGGGGTATCATTTTCATAATCAAAATCAAGTAACTCACCACCACCACTACCAGTTCCATCATCAAAACAAACATTCCTATAAACAGTAAATAAATAATCTTGATAAGTACATGTGCCATTTGCAAGATGAATATTATTATATACAGTTCCATCGGGATCTTTTCCTAAGTTACTACAATAAGTTGTAGCCGTTGGTATACATACTTCTTTTGCTAAAAAACCTAACTTTTTTATATTTAATTTAGTAATCTGAACATTTCCTTTAAAGTTTAAGGAATTATGATTTTTAAAAAATATAACACTTTCTTTCGGTAAATATTTAATAAGAAATGCTTTTGTATTATTTAAAGAATCTATTTTTATAAAAATATTCTCAAAAGAAGTAGAATCTTTTTTTTCTCTTTTTATTAAAAAAGTATAAGAAGTTTGATTACCAATATTTATTTCTCTAACATTTGTAGAATCAATAGTAAAGTTATATAAATCTTCATTTGATTTTGCTAATTGTTTTGTTTTTGATGGCTTTATTTCTTCTAATGCTCTAACAAATTTTGTTTTATGAAGAAATTCTTTAAATTTTTTGTCTACTATTTTAAATTCACTATTATTTTCTGGTCTTATAAATTCATCTTTTTCACAACTCCATAGTAATAAAGAAATTCCTAAGAATAGAATTCCAGTTTTTAAGAAGTTATATAATTTGTTTTTTTTCTTTTTCATAATGTTTAAACTTAGTAATTAATATTCAATTTTTTAGTTTAAACAAGCTGTAATTTTAGGTAATCAATTTAGCTGTTTGACGAGCCATATAAACCACAACAATTGTATATGCGTATTGTTGATATACGTCATAATATTGTTTAAGGTTATTTTGTTCTCAATTACGGCTAAATGTTATAAAAATTATTTAAGCATTTTTTGCAGCTCTCTTTTGCCTGTACTTTTTTTCATCTGATTTAACTATAATTCTTTCATTTTAAAATTAACATAACTATAAATAGTATAATATTTATCATTTTTTAAAGCATTTAGTAAGTTGTTATTTTAATAATTTCTTTTAAGTCATTCATAGCTCTATGGCCAACATTGTAATCATTTTACAAACATAAAGCAAAAACAACAACATGTCAATCCCTGAAAACAGTGAGATTTTTTCCTCACTGAAAACCGTTAGTTTTCTCACTGTTTTCAGTTAACCAAAAAAAGGTAATAACAATATTTAAAGAAGAAGTCTTGTGAGATTAAATGTACGTTAAGAATAGTGATTATAAAAAAAACGGATAGAAACCAAAACGAACTTAATTATTCGTCTCATTTTAATTTTACTTAGGTTTCAGTTTTAATATTTTAAAAGGTCATCCCTTTTTTCAGGACGGGTCATTATGTGGCATAACGTTTATGTATATGAAATGTTGCGTGTTTCAAGCAACTAATTTAGTAAATAATTACCAACCAAGAAAGTCCGCGAGGACTTTCGTAAGTAGGCAATAAGCCAGCAATAAATTATATACGGCTTAAGTTAGCATCTATTTGTCGTAGTTCAATATGAGCATTATTCCAAAGTTCCCTGAGTTCATTCTCTCTTTCTGGAATTCGATTTTCGAATCCATTTCGAACGTACGATTTTGTTTCTAAAATAGCTTTACTAAGTACTTTTATAGCAAGCTTCATTTCGTTCTTCTTTTGGTTTTCAACATTCTTATTGGTTTCAAACCAAGCTCTTACTTCTTTAGATATTGATACTAATGGGTTTAACTCAATCATAATATATAGGTTTATTCTAATTTTCTGTGAATTAATGAAATAGTCGATAAAATATCTAAAGCATCTTGTTCATTAATTTCCCAAGTTATTTTTGGTGCGTGTGCTATTGTATTCCGAAACATTCCAAACACACCTTTTATTAAATTTGCAAATCCTTTATGTTCACTTTCTTTGGTTTCAGTCGATAAGTCATTTATAGTAATTAAAGGACTTTTTATTGAAAATGCTTTTTCAACTAATTCCGCTCCATCACCAGTCAATCCAGTTTTTTGTCGGATTTTGTCAGCTACACTTTTGACTGCTTCAAAGACTGTATGAAAGTAGTTTTCAACGAGTAATTCCGCTTTACAATATTTAAATATTTCTGAATGAGCGTTTCTATTTTCAAGTTTACTTTTTAATCGATTTGCTTTTTGTTCTGCTTCCGAAATAGTGTTCGATTTTGTCGCACTTGTAAATTTTCCATTTGCTTTATATTCCAATCCAATAAATGAAAGGCGTTTATTTAATTCCTCTCTTATATGCTCAAATTGTTCATTTTTTCCTAAATATCGAGCAGGACTGATTGACTTAACAATAAATTTCAAAATATTATTTGAAATCCTCTTTTCATTTTGATATGCTACGAAAGCATTATAAATTCTTTTCCATTTTGTGTTTGTTAGGTCAACATCTTTAATTCCAACTTCGGGAAGGAATTTACCGATTTCAGTTCCAGTTAAACCATAATGTGTATCTCCCAAAATTCGGCTTAAACCTTCTAAAATACTTCCTTCAATTGCTGGATATGTTTTAACTCCCATCGGTTTGTTTAAATTGGCTACAACGGTCTAGTATAAGAATAGTAGTGGATTTTCTTGCACTAACTTTTCTGTTAAACACAGATCTTTTTTATATTTTCTTACTTTCGTTTTAGCAATAAACCCACTATTATTTTTATACATTGTTGTGCTTTCGTGCTTTTTTATTCAATTTCTCTTTCTAGATTTACTATCATTGGTAAGTTTGAACGTATCGCTTTTCCTGTAACTATTGCATGATAACGTTTCAAATTAGGCAATGCTTGCACCAAATCTTTACCAATATAATTGCCTAAAAAAGTAAAACTAGTTTCGTCAAAAGCTTGAAAACAAATAATTGAATTACATTGAGTAAGTACTGTCTTTGAAACATTAGCTGTTCTTTGAGCGATAACCATTAAACCAACGCCATACTTTCTTCCTTGTAATGCAATTTGAGACATTTTATTTACTAGCGCCTTAGAGCTACCATAATCTCCCAAATCTCCTAAAAAATTTGTCTCTGGAACTATAGTGTGTGCTTCTTCTAATACCAAACACATCCGACTACCTTTATTTGCTTTTGCGTAATTAAAAACACTCTCAATAAAAAATTGAGTAAACTCTAATATGAACGAAGTGTTCGATAATGCAGGTAGTTCAAATAACCCAAGGTTTTCGTCTCCTTCAATAAAATCTTTTACATAGTCGTCAAGTTGACTTTGAATCTTTTTCTTTAATGCAAGTTCTTCTGCGGGTCTACGGTTTAAAGCCTTTTCATGTTTTTCCGCAAATTTCTCTTCGAGAGAAGTTAATCCATTTACTTTTATTAATTCAATTGGATTTAAACCTTCTAAGTCAGTCTTATATTCACCTGTAAAATCAATACAAATTACATTTGTATCTGTTTTCAATGATTTAATTATTTCTCTTGCTAGGAATGACTTTCCAGAACCTGTAATTCCTAATAACGCTAAATGATGGCTAACTGCTTCTTTTAAGTTGATGATTGAAGGTAGATTTGTGTTGGGAATAGTGCCTAACTGAAATTCAGGATATTCAAATTCTGGAATCTTGGTATTACTTGTATCAGCTTTAAAAATAGGAGTATTTATTGATGGAACCCATCCGAACTTTTGGAAAGAAAGAAGGTCATTTTGCCATTCTCCTAATTGAATTGCTTCCCCTTCAATAAATCCTGACTCGTTTTTACTTTCTAACTTTTCAAGTTCTGTTGTTCCAGCTATAACTTGATAAAATAGTCTACGACTACCTATTGAAAGTTCCAATAAATCTCCTTCCTGTATATCGTCAGTTTGTTTTGAATACTCAAATTTTATAGAACCGATAGTTGATTTTTCAATTACCACGCCAACAAAATCTTTTATTTTAAGTGAAATAGATAATTCCTCTATTTCTTTAGGTTCACTAACTTTGTAGACTACATTTCTCTTTAAATTTGATAAATCATTCTTGGTAGTTCCTAACTGAAGTACCTTAATCCATTTTTCTTGATTTAACAGATAAGTGTCGAATACAATTCCAGAAATCGAATAAGCATCTGAGTCCTGCATTGAATATTTGAAATTTAAAATATCAAATCGTTTGATGCTTTTGTTTCTATCCTCATAAAGCTTAACTAAAAATATTTTCTTTGATTGAACCCCAAAAATTTCTCCAATTGCATTTGACTGGATTTTATTTTGTTTCCTAACAAACGAATTATGAAGTGCTTTAGAATCAATTATTAAAATAAGACC is part of the Polaribacter sp. SA4-10 genome and harbors:
- a CDS encoding TIGR02391 family protein, encoding MGVKTYPAIEGSILEGLSRILGDTHYGLTGTEIGKFLPEVGIKDVDLTNTKWKRIYNAFVAYQNEKRISNNILKFIVKSISPARYLGKNEQFEHIREELNKRLSFIGLEYKANGKFTSATKSNTISEAEQKANRLKSKLENRNAHSEIFKYCKAELLVENYFHTVFEAVKSVADKIRQKTGLTGDGAELVEKAFSIKSPLITINDLSTETKESEHKGFANLIKGVFGMFRNTIAHAPKITWEINEQDALDILSTISLIHRKLE
- a CDS encoding ATP-binding protein, translated to MDKIKFYITNRFILLLASSALFILIHYLLTDSILPDTSTRNIWFYSGLFMLFFSILFIEPYYSSPKNVITNSIPLLLVYISIKESFTNDILWYSTISIIGFLIILSIIAITLKADNESPDSFRNKISNSIKNITVFVGRGKVIYSFVFISVLILYKAEIVAEVSDSYLFTMVILWGLILIIDSKALHNSFVRKQNKIQSNAIGEIFGVQSKKIFLVKLYEDRNKSIKRFDILNFKYSMQDSDAYSISGIVFDTYLLNQEKWIKVLQLGTTKNDLSNLKRNVVYKVSEPKEIEELSISLKIKDFVGVVIEKSTIGSIKFEYSKQTDDIQEGDLLELSIGSRRLFYQVIAGTTELEKLESKNESGFIEGEAIQLGEWQNDLLSFQKFGWVPSINTPIFKADTSNTKIPEFEYPEFQLGTIPNTNLPSIINLKEAVSHHLALLGITGSGKSFLAREIIKSLKTDTNVICIDFTGEYKTDLEGLNPIELIKVNGLTSLEEKFAEKHEKALNRRPAEELALKKKIQSQLDDYVKDFIEGDENLGLFELPALSNTSFILEFTQFFIESVFNYAKANKGSRMCLVLEEAHTIVPETNFLGDLGDYGSSKALVNKMSQIALQGRKYGVGLMVIAQRTANVSKTVLTQCNSIICFQAFDETSFTFLGNYIGKDLVQALPNLKRYHAIVTGKAIRSNLPMIVNLEREIE